The uncultured Cohaesibacter sp. genome segment CTTGGGCAAGTCGGCGGGTGCAAGATTGATGGTGATGCGTTTGGGTGGCAAGGACAGGCCCGATGCGGTCAACGCGGCCCGAACCCGCTCGCGGCTTTCAGCTACAGCCTTGTCCGGCAGGCCAACAATGGTGAAGGCAGGAAGACCCGAGGCGACCTGCACCTGCACATCCACGGGCCGGGCAGCGATGCCCTGAAAAGAGACCGTCTGAACATGGGCCACCATGGCTGCCTCGCATAACCTGAAATGGATGAAGAAAGAAATGCAACTTGTTGCAAGCATAGAGGGTGCTTTTGTCGGGATCAAGAACAAATATCGAACGATTCGTCTCTGTTCCCTTGGCCAATCGGCTCAAATCGGTGTATCAGGAGGAGTGAAAAGCGATCCAACCGGAGGGAGACGGAGCGATGGAGGAAGCCACAACGGGCGGGACCTGCGATGATGGTGTCATGCTCTATTGCCGCCATGACAGCCCTTTGGGACCGCTGACCTTTTACGGGATCGGCGACAGGCTCCATGGATTGCATTTCGCAAAAGAAGGGTTGCCATATCCACCCAAGCCGGATTGGGTGGAAGACAGTCACGCCTTTGCAGAGGCGCGACGCCAGGTGGATGCCTATTTCAAAGGAGATCTGTCTCACTTCTGCCTTGATTATCAGCTGGAGGGCTCGGCCTTTCAGCTGGCGGTTTGGCAAGCGCTTGAGGCAATCCCGTTTGGGCAAGTGCGCTCCTATGGGGACATTGCCCGCGCGGTGGGACAACCGGGTGGTGCGCAGGCTGTAGGGATGGCCAACAATGCCAACCCGATCCCGATCATCGTGCCCTGTCATCGGGTGATAGGGGCAGATGGATCACTGGTGGGATTTGGCGGCGGGTTGAAGACCAAGATCTGGCTGTTGGAGCATGAGAAGATCAATCCCAGTCAGGTCCATAGTCCCAACCAGATCGGTTTTGACTTTTAATCCGCTCGCCCATGAGGCCAAGAAGAAGGCCAAGAAAAACCGCCGCGCTGATTGCACGACGGTTGTTTTTTTCACGAATTGAGAACCGGTCTTATTGTTCGAGCAAATGCTCGTAGCGCTTGTCGGTCAGGGTCTTGAGGAAGGCGACGAGAGCCTTGATGCGATTTTCCTCAA includes the following:
- a CDS encoding methylated-DNA--[protein]-cysteine S-methyltransferase; protein product: MEEATTGGTCDDGVMLYCRHDSPLGPLTFYGIGDRLHGLHFAKEGLPYPPKPDWVEDSHAFAEARRQVDAYFKGDLSHFCLDYQLEGSAFQLAVWQALEAIPFGQVRSYGDIARAVGQPGGAQAVGMANNANPIPIIVPCHRVIGADGSLVGFGGGLKTKIWLLEHEKINPSQVHSPNQIGFDF